The nucleotide window AAGGAGGAGGACATCCTCCCTTCGGGCCCGTCGTGTTTCTTGAGCGGTGCTACGGGTCCTTCAGAGTCCCGCGGGGTCCGGCTTCGTCAGGTCCAGGGCCACCATGTGGTAGCCCGGCCCCACGTGCATGAAGCCGAAGCGCTCCGCGCGGTTCTTGATGGCGTCCAGCTGCGAGTAGCCCAGGAGCAGCTTGAAGCCCTGTTTCCGGGCCTCGTCGCGGACGGCGGCGACGATGGCGTTGACGGCTTCGTTGCGGTCCTCCTTGGTCAGCCCGGGCGCGGCGATGATGCCTTCAATCAGCGCCACCGAGCTGTCCGTGCGGTACAGGAAGCCCGCCGCCTTCTCCGGCACCACGAAGCCGTATTCCGGCAGGGCCTCCGGCGTCATCGTCTCATCCCACGGCTTGCGCCACAGGTTGAGCAGTTCGTGGTGGACCTTGGGGTCGAAGCGGACGGGCTTCATGGACTAGGACAGGAACGTGGACATCTTCTGGGCGGCGAGCTCGGTCGCGTTGTTCATGCCCAGGTTGGTGAGCGGGTTGCTCTTGGTGGCCTTGAACAGGTCGCCGACGATGTCGGTGACCTTGCTCTTGCCCTTCGCCAGGTTCAGCGCGCCGGACAGCAGGCTGTTGCCGCCCGCGCCGTCCATCAGGCCGGAGCCGGCGAAGGCCCCCAGCGCGTTCTTGAGCACGCCGCCGCCCGGGATGAGGTCGGTGGCCGCGCCCAGCAGCGCCTGGAGGGGGTTCTTGCCCTGCATCAGACCGCTGGCGAAGCCCATCGCCGCGCCGAGCAGCGGGTTCACCGCCGACACGAACGGCTTGACGATGTCCATCACCTTGCCGAGAGCCTTGCCGATGCCACCCATGGTCTGATCCTTTTCGTGGAGGACCGCGCGGGCCCTCGAAGTGAGACTGACAGTGGGATTCTCGGAGGAACGCCGGAGAAGTTTCCGGTTCCGGGATTATCCGAGTGACCCACCCCAAAGCCCTGTGATTGCAGGACCTTGGGAGAACGTCTCAGCCCCGGATGGGGCCCTTCTTGGCTTCCGCGGGATCCACGGCGGTCCCGGGCTTGGGGGCCACGGTCTGGCCGGGCTTGGCGGTGGCACCCAGCGCGGCGCTGTAGCGCTGCTCGTGGCTCTTGTCGCTGCTGAAGCCGTCGCGCTGCTGGGCGGGGCTGATGGCGATCTCCCCGTCGATGATCTTCTGCAGGTGGGTGCCGATCTCCTCCACCGTGGGGATCTTCGGGTCGCGCGCCTTCAGCTCCTCGTCGGGGATGATCTCCAGCTGGGGCGGCTTGTCCGGGTGGATGGCGTAGTCGAGGATCTTCTCCACGTACTGCGCGACGGGGATCTTCAGCATCTCCGCCTGCTGCTGCACGTCGGCATCCGCCAGCAGCTCCGCGCGCACCACTTCCACGGGACGCTTCAGCCGGCTGGGCGCCGGAGGAGGAACGACCTCATTGGTGTTGGACATGGGCTTCTCCTTTGGGCGTATTGGTAACCCAGGTCAGCCCCGGAACTCAAAATGGCCGCCACGATTCTCGAAGCCCGCTGTGTCGCGCCCTTCACTGTTCGGATCCGCTTCAGTGACGGAATGGAAGGCGAGGCCAGCCTCGAGCCCTGCCTCTTCGACTGGGACCTCTCGCGCGTTCCGGACCTCACCCCGGACATGCGCGAGTGGCTGCGTGTGCCCGAGAACTTCGCGACGGTCAGACTGGACGCGGACACGGGCACGCTCGCGTGGGGGGACGCGCGGCCGTTCAGCCCGTCCATCGTGTACTGGCGCGTGGAGCGGTACCGGGTGCCCGTGACCGTGCGCACGAAGGACGGGACGGTGCTCGCGGAGCTGCTGCTCGGAGGCCGGCGCGAGGTCTGGAGGCCGGGGCTCACCGTGGGGAGCGCCCCCACCAACACCGTCGTCGTGGACCGGCCCGGCGTGGCGCCCCACCACGTGCGGGTGACCGTGGGCGGCGGCCACCACCCCTGCTACGTCGTGACGGTGGTGGAGGGCACCACGACCGCCGGGGGCACCACGTCTTCAACGCCCGGCGAGACGTGGCGCGTCCCCGCTCGGCAGCCCCTGCTGCTGGAGCTGGGGGACTGCACCGTGGAGATTGGCTGAACCGTCAGGGGGACGGAGGGCGGCGGGCGAAGAGGGCGTTGGCCACCTCCGTCATCACCACCTCGCCATTCTGGTTCACGACCTCCAGGCGCAGCTTGAGCGCGCCGCGGTCCGGCTTGCTCGTGGAGGGCTTCGCCTCCAGCGTCTCGATGCGGATCCGCAGCGAGTCACCGGGGCGCACCGGCTTCTTCCAGCGCAGCTCGTCCAGGCCCGGCGAACCCATGCCGGCGGCCTGGCCCAGCAGGCCCTCCACCATGAGCTTGTGGCAGATGGCGGCGGTGTGCCAACCGCTGGCGATGATGCCGCCGTAGATGCTCTTGCCGGCGGCGTCCTCGTCGATGTGGAAGGGCTGGGGGTCGAACTGGCGCGCGAACGCGATGATCTCCTCGCGCGTCACCACGTACGGCCCCCGCTCCATGATTTCGCCGACGGGGAAGTCCTCGAAGTAGCGCATGGTGTCCCTTCTGTGGGTGCCGGGCCCGCCGGCGGTTCAGCCCTTCCCTACCCTCCGGCGGGTCTCGCGGCTACTGCGGAAGCGGCTCTTCAGGGTCGGCCACGGACTCCGGCGTGTCCGCGGGCGGAATGGGGCCACGCAAGGTCGGCTCGGCGCGGTCGTCCGAGGGGCCCGGCGGCGTGTCGTGCGCCTCCTCCGCCGCGGCTTCATCCGCCTCCAGCGCGCTGGCCTGGACGCCGCGGACCGAAGCCTTGGCCAACGTCTTCTTGAGCGTCAGCGTGTCGCGCACGGTGTTGCTGGAGGTGATCAGCCGCGCGGTGAGCGTGCCGCCGTCCACCGTCACGTCCAGGAAGCCGTAGGCCTGGTTGTCGCGCAGCGCGGTCCACGCGGGCTGGCTGGTGGCGAACGGACGCAGCGTGGCGCCTCCGCTGCCCACCACGAGGTATGGGATGCCGCGCTGGGTGCTGGAGGCCACGTTGTCTCCGTACATGGGCTTGCTGCGCTCGTAGTCGTGGTCATGTCCGGTGAGCACCAGGTCCACGCCGTACTTCTCGAACAACGGGCCGAACTGGCGGCGCATGGTGAGCTGCGAACCGTGCTCGCCGCTGGACCACGACGGGTGGTGGAAGAAGGCCACCGTCCACGGACGCGTGTTCGCGGCCAGGTCCGACTCCGCCCACGCCTTCTGCGCCGCCAGCGTGCACCGGTCCGCGGACGCCAGGCCCACCGCGCAGTTGGAGTCCAGGGAGATGAAGTGCACCGGGCCCCAGTCGAAGGAGTAGTAGCGCTCGGAGCCCTGCGGGTTGTTGGCCGGCAGGTACATGTTGTCCAGGTAGGGCTGCGCCTGGTTCGTCACGTACTCGTGGTTGCCGGGAGTGGCGAACATGGGCACTTCGCGCAGCAGCCCGGCCATGGGCTTGAAGAGGTGCTCCTGGAACTCCGCGTCCGTGCCGTTCGGGTACGCGTTGTCGCCCAGGGCCAGCAGCAGCTCCGAGCGCCACTGCGGCGTGTTCATCACCGCCATCACCTTCGCCTGCATGCTGCCGCCAGTGCCGAAGTCACCCATCGCGGTGAAGTGCGCCTTGGTGGCCGAGGACGTCGTGGACGTCTGGAACCCGCGCAGGCCCGTCTTGCTGCCGCAGGCCTCCACCACGTAACCGTAGGTGCGGCCCGCGGACAGACCGTCCAGCTTCACCGCGTGGCGCGTGCCGGACATGCCCGCGCTGACGGAGGACGTGAGGCTGGTGCCCTCGCCGTAGCGCACCGTGGGGTTGCAGGTGCTCGCGGTGCGGAAGGCCACGATGGCGGACGTCTGCTTCACGCTCTGGAGGTATGGCAGGCGCGGCAGCGTGGGGCCGGAGTCGCTGGTGGACGGCGGCGCACTGGCCGCGCACGCACGGACCTCCGCGATGGAATTCCAGTCGTTCACCGTGTTGCCGTTGACGGTGATGCGCACGTAGCGCGCGCTGCGCGAGGAGAACGCCACCGTCTGCGCGGACGCATTGAGCGCGCTGTCACCCGCGTACGCCTGGGTGAAGGTGCCGCCATCGGTGGACGTGGAGACGACGAAGTGGTTCTGGCGCTCGTTACCCCGGTGCCACGCGATGGTGGTGCCCGTGAGCGTCTGCGCCGAGCCCAGGTCCATCTGGAGCCAGACGCCCGTCCCCTGCGCGCTCCAGCGCGTGGAGAGGTTGTCGTCCTGCGTGTTGCCGGGAACGTTGCCGTCGTCACCGCTGGCCGTCACCGTCTTCGTGACGAGCTGATTGCAGTTGGACGCGGAGAGCGACTCCGGCAGCGCGGCCGGAGGAACGTCGGAGTCAGTGGGAACGGGCGGAGACTCGCAGCCAGTCGCGAGCCACGCGCCCAGGAGGCAGGTGGGGCCAAGCAGTCGGTTACGCATCGCGCCGGAAACGTTGTGTACCAACCAACATTCCCCCTGCCCCGGAGGGCAGGCCAGGCTGCCTGGAGCGCGAGCGAGCGCCGGGGACTACTTCACGCGGTCGAGCGCCTGCGCGAGGTCGTCGATGAGGTCCTGCGCGTCCTCGATGCCGACGGACAGGCGGATGAAGCCGTCCAGGATGCCCAGCTTCTCGCGCATCTCCTTGGGGACGGAGGCGTGGGTCATGATGGCGGGGTGCTCGATGAGGGACTCGACGCCGCCCAGGGACTCGGCGCAGGCGAAGACCTTCACCGTCTTGAGGAAGGTGCGCGCCGCCTCCAGGCCGCCGTGGATGTCGAACGTCAGCATGCCGCCGAAGCCGGTCATCTGCTGCTTGGCGAGCGCGTACTGCGGATGCGTCTCCAGGCCCGGGTAGGTGACCTTCTTCACCTGCTTGTGCGTGGACAGGTACTGGGCCACCTTCATCGCGTTCTGCGCGTGGCGGTCCATGCGCACGTGCAGCGTCTTCACGCCGCGCAGCACCAGGAAGCTGTCGAAGGCGCCGGACACGCCGCCCACGGCGTTCTGCAGGAAGTACATCCGCTCGGCGATGTCATCGCGGCTGGTGCAGACGAAGCCGCCCACCACGTCGCTGTGGCCGTTCAGGTACTTCGTCGTGGAGTGCGCCACGACGTCGAAGCCCAGGTCGAGCGGCTTCTGGAAGTACGGCGTCATGAACGTGTTGTCCGCGACGGAGATGATGCCGCGCTTCTTGGCGACCTCGGCGATGCGCGCCAGGTCGATGAGCTTGAGCATCGGGTTCGTCGGCGTCTCCACCCAGACCATCTTCGTCTTCGGGGTGATGGCCGCCTCGAAGTTCTCCGGCTTGGAGAGGTCCACGAAGGAGAAGTTCAGGCCGGAGCGCTTGAACACCTTGTCGAAGATGCGGAAGGTGCCGCCGTACACGTCGTCGGAGACGATGACGTGGTCACCGGCCTCCAGCATGTGCATCAGCATGTCCGTGCCGGCGAGGCCGGACGCGAACGCGGCGCCGTACTTCGCGCCTTCCAGCGCGGCCAGGCAGTCCTGCAGCGCCTTGCGCGTGGGGTTCTGCGTGCGGCTGTACTCGTAGCCCTTGTGCTCCCCCGGTCCGTCCTGGACGTAGGTGGAGGTCAGGTACACGGGCGTCATGATGGCGCCGGTGGTGGGATCCGGCTCCTGGCCGGCGTGGATGGCGAGCGTGTCGAAGCGCATGGCTTCGCGAACTAACACAGTCCCACCGGCCGCGCAGCGTTCCCAGCCTGCTCCGGAGTCGTCCTACTCGAAGCGGCCGTGCCGGCCCGCGCCTTTCGCGAAGCGCGTGGCCCCCGGGATGGACTCCGACTGGAGCACCTGCACCCCGCCCTGGAACTCCTGGCGCATCGCGTCTTCGAAGGCCAGGTCGCCCTGGGCGTAGGCGGAAGCCCGGTCCGCGTTCATGCAGGCCTGCGGGAAGGCGGCGATTTGAGCGGCCAGCGCTTCCGCGGAGCTCCGGGCCTCGCCCTTCGGCACCACGCGGTTGACCAGGCCCATGCCCAGCGCCTCGGCAGACGACACGGGGCGGCCGGTGAGGATGAGGTCCAGGGCGCGAGACAGGCCAATCAGCCGGGGCAGGCGCACGGTGCCTCCGTCGATGAGGGGCACGCCCCAGCGCCGGCAGAAGACGCCCAGCACCGCGTCCTCCTCCGCCACGCGCAGGTCGCACCACAGCGCCAGCTCCAGGCCACCCGCCACCGCGTGGCCGCTGATGGCCGCCACCACGGGCTTGGACAGGCGCATGCGCGAAGGCCCCATGGGCCCGTCGCCGTCCGGCTCCAGGCGCAGCAGGCGCCCTTCCGACACGGCCTTCAGGTCCGCGCCCGCGCAGAAGGTGCCCGCGTCGCCGTACAGGACGCTCACGCGCGCGTCGGGGTCCGCGTCGAAGGCACGGAAGGCGTCCGCCAGCTCGCGCGCCGTGTCGGCATCCACCGCGTTGCGGACCTCCGGCCGGTGGAGGATGACGGTGGTGACGGGGCCGTTCTTCTCGACGCGCACGCTCATGGGCCGTGGTTTTCCCCCGCCCCCGGGGCGGCCTGCAATATGAGGGGAGCCATGGCGGACGAAGGCAATCAGGAGACGCAGGGCGCGGGCATGTTCGAGAACCGCCTGCGCAAGAACGCGAAGCGCCTGCGCAAGTGGGCCCGCGCGCAGGGGCTCACCGCCTTCCGCGTCTACGACAGGGACATCCCCGAGTACTCCTACGCCGTGGACCTCTACGGCGACCACGCCCACGTCGTGGAGTTCCCGCGCCGCAAGGCCCACGCGAAGGGCGCGAACGCGGACGCGGACCGCGCGGAAGTGCTCGCCGCCGTCACCGCCGTGCTGGGCGTGCCGCCCGAGCGTACGTCCGTGAAGACGCACACGCCCCAGCCCTGGGGCCGCTCACAGTACGGCCGCGTGGGAGAGGGCAGCGAACGGCTGGTGGTGGAGGAGCAGGGCCTCAAGTTCTGGGTGAACCTGGGCGACTACCTGGACACCGGCCTCTTCATGGACCACCGCAACACCCGCGCTCGCGTGCGCAGCGAGGCCAAGGGGAAGCACTTCCTCAACCTCTTCGCGTACACCGGCGCGTTCACCGTGTACGCGGCGGCGGGCGGCGCGGCGGGCAGCGTGAGCGTGGACCTGTCCAACACGTACCTGGACTGGGCGGAGGACAATCTGGTCCTCAACGGCCTGGCGGATCCGCGCCACGTGCTCATCCGCGCGGACGCGAAGGCGTGGCTGGAGGACCAGGCGAAGCACGGGGACGACAAGTACGACCTCATCGTCTGCGACCCGCCGTCGTTCTCCACGTCGAAGAAGATGTCGGGGAACTTCGACGTGCAGCGCGACCACGTGCGGATGATGGAACACCTCCGGGCGCTCATGGCCCCCGGAGGCGTCCTCTACTTCTCCACCAACTTCCTGGGCTTCGAACTGAAGGACTCCGCGACCCGGGACATGGCGCAGGTGGAGGAAATCACCCCCCGCTCCATCCCCGAGGACTTCCACCGCAAGGAGATCCACCGATGCTGGCGCATGGTGGCCCCCTCGCGGTGAGCTTCAGCCGCTGACGGCTACAGCCAGCAGACGTTGTCCTGGCAGCGCTCGCCGGACGGGCACTCGCAGTTGGCCTGGCAGACCTTGCCGGAGCCGTGGTTCACCGGCTTGCACTGGCCGCTGTTGCAGGCCTGGCCCGCCGGGCACTCGCAGTTGGCGCGGCACACGGTGCCGGACGTCCCCGCGTCGTTCGACGGCTGCGGCGGAGGCAGCTTGCACTTGCCGCTGGTGCAGACCTCACCGGACGGGCACTCGCAGTTCACCGTGCAGGACCAGTTGCTGCCCGAGCCCGCGTCCGGCACCGGCGCCTTGCAGTAGCCGCTCGTGCACACCTGACCGGAGGGGCAGTCGCAGTTGGCGAGGCACGCCTGGCCCGGGTCCGGCTGCGGCGACTTGCACTGGCCGCTGTTGCAGACCTGGCCCGCCGGGCACTCGCAGTTCGCCGTGCACTGGCCGCCGGACGGAATGGGCAGGCAGTAGCCCACTTCGCACTTGGTGTCCGCCGAGCACTCCGTCGTGGAGGAGCACGGCGCGCGGCACTGGCCGTTCACGCAGTCGCGGCCCGAGGGGCACTGGGCCTCCGTGGTGCACGCGTTCGGGTCCGTCGGCGGCTTCTGGCACAGGCCCTGGACGCACAGGCCACCCGGGCCGCACTTGTCGTCCCTGTCGCACTGCTGACGGCACGCGCCGTTGATGCAGTAGTGGTCCGCGCCGCAGTCAGAGTTGACCCGGCAGACCGCGGTGCCGGCGTCGGAGCCCGCGTCCGGCTTGGTGCCGCCGTCCGAGCCCGCGTCCGGCTTGGTGCCGCCGTCCGAGCCCGCGTCCGGCTTGGTGCCGGCATCCGGCTTGGTGCCGCCGTCCGTGGTGCCCGCGTCCGGCTTGGTGCCGGAGGAGGTACAGAAGTTGTCCTTGCAGCGGCCGCCCGCGCCACATTCCGAGTCGCGGTAGCACGACTGGGCGCACCAGCCGTTGATGCACATCTGCGTGCCGGGACACTCGCTGGAGTAGACGCAGTTCTTGGAGTCGGAGTTCAGGTCCCAGCAGCTACCGGAGTGACAGTACTGGTTCGAGCCGCAGTCGGACGTGGTGGAGCAGCCGTAGCTGGAGTCGTAGTCGTCGTCGGGCCAGTACCCGCCGCCGTTCGTCTCCAGGATGCAACCCGACAGCAGGCCTAACAGCGCAAGGAACGGCACGACCAATGTGCCGCGAAGCGTGATGTTCCTCATGAGTGGGGGCTCCAAATAAGGGGATGGGTCCGGACCGGCCACCGGGGGGGTCATCCGATTTCGAGAGCCTTCGACGCAAGAGGGGGCCAGATTGATCAAATAATTTTGATCTTTTTTCGTCTCTCCGGAGACCCAGGGGCACGGAGGCAGTGTGCTCGTCTGGACCACCACTACAGACTGGAGGGCGTTCCTGGAGGAAGGGGACGTCCGGCGTCGCCCTGAAGGAGAAGGCCTGGTGTTCAGCCGAGGAGCGCGCACGTGGGCGTCCGCGGTCCCGCCGGAGTCCGGCGTGGACGTGGCGGACGCGCGTGGCCCGGCTTCCGCGGACGAGGCCCGCCTGCGGCTCCTGGTCCAGCGGGTCCAGCAGGGGGACCTGACCGCCTTCGAGCAGCTCTACGAGGCCACCAAGCTGGACGCGGCGCGCACCCTGCGCCACCTGGTGGGAAACCGCGTGGAGGTGGATGACCTCCTTCAGGAAACCTACCTGCGGCTGCTCACGGCGGTGAAGGGCTTCCGGGGGGAGTCTCGCTTCAAGACGTTCCTCTATCGGGTGTGCGCCAACGTGGCGCTCAGCCATCTGAGGTGGAAGCGGCGCCGGCCGGAGGACTCCTTCGCGGACCCGCCGGAGATGGTGGCGACGGGGGAGGACCCGGAGCGCGCCGCGGAGCGTCGTCAGGCCGCCCGGCTGGTGGAGGCGGCGCTGGAGAAGCTCAAGCCCAAGAAGCGCATCGTCTTCGTCTACGCCGAGCTGTGCGGCATGAGCCCGGACGAGATTGCCCTCGCCGTGGGAAGCTCTCCCAACACCGTGCGCAGCCGCCTGCACCACGCGAGATTGGAGTTCACCGAAGCCATGCAGCGTCTGGTCGTCGCCCGGCCGGTGGGAGGTTCCCATGGCCGGTCATGAGACACAGGCCCTATGGGCGCTGGCCGCGGGCGAGCTGGATGCCGCCGGCAAGGCCCGGGTGGAGGCGCACGTGGCGGAGTGCGCCGCGTGCGAGGCGGAGTGGAAGCGCGTGGTGGAGGCCCGGGCGATGCTGCACACGGCGCGCTCCGAGGAGCCCTCCGTGCGGTGGGAGGAGACGGGGGCGAAGCTGAAGGCGGCCGCGGCGAAGCGGATGGCGGTGCCCGAGCGGCGGTTCATGTCGCCCTGGGCGATGACGCTCGCGGGGGCCTGCGCCGTCGCGCTGGTGGTGTGGCTGGGTGGGGCGCGCTGGAAGCAGGACGGGGACACGACGCCCGTCGCGGTGCGGACGCCTCCTTCGGAGGCGGTTGCCGGCACGGGGGCTTCCCACGCTCCGACGGAGGAAGCGGTCGCGGCCCGTCCAGAGGTGGCGCCCGCGAAGCAGGAAGCGGTCGCGGCTCATTCGGAGGCTGCGTCCACCACGGAGGCGGAGCGTGTCACCGGCGCGGTGGTGCGGGAGGCCACCGGTGCGGAACATGCGCTGGCGGCCGGGATGCGGCTGCGCTCGGGCATGGCGGTGCGGACGCCTCCGAAGGCGTCGGCCGTGCTGCGGCTTCCGGATGAGAGCCGCGTGCGTCTGTCGGCGGGCTCGGACGTGGTGTTTGCCCGCGCGGAGTCGAACGCCGTGCACCTGACCGTCCAGCAGGGACGGCTGTCCGTGAATGCCTCGCATGCGCGGCGCGACGCGTTCCTCGTGGAGTCGGCGGGCCTGCGGGTGTCCGTCGTGGGGACGGTCTTCTCCGTGGAGCGCACGGCGGCCGGAGCCGCGGTGGCGGTGCTCGAAGGGCGCGTGCGCGTGGACGCGGAGGGTCAGCCTCCGCGCTTCGTGGACGCGGGCGAGCGCGTGGAACTCGCGGGCACGGGTAAAACGTTGAAGCCTCGCGCGCTCTCCGCCGGAGACCGGCAGGCGTTCCGGGACCTGCGGGCCGCGGAGCCCGGTGCCGTGGTCGCAAGCGTCGTGCCCGCGAAGAAGGGACCGTCGCGCGTCGAAGTGAGCCCGTCCGTTGCCACCCGCGACACGCCCTCGGAGGCGCGCACGCCCGCGGCCGGCACTCCGTCCGAGGAGAACAACGCCGCGCCGTCGCAGGCCGTCGCCCAGAACACGCCCGGCACCCCGCCCGGGGAGAACAAGGCCTCGCCGTCGCAGGCCGTCGCGCAGAAGGCGCCCGAGGCTCAGCCCGGGGAGAACAACGCCGCGCCGTCGCAGGCCGTCGCCCAGAAGACGCCTGATGCTCCGGCTCCCGAGGCGCCTCGCACCGCCGTCGCCCAGGCCCCCGCGGTGCCCTCGCCTGGCGAGGCCCTGGCCCAGGCGCACGCGCCCAACACGGAGATTCCCCAGGCCGTGCATCCGCGCGAGCCCACCCCGTCCGACGACTTCGCGCCCTACCCTGGCGCTTCAGCGGGTTCGCTCGCGTCCTCCGCGCCCGTGCCGGGCGCCGTGCAGGCTCCCTCCATGGCTCCGGCCACGCCCACGGAGCCGCGCAAGCGCAAGACGCTGGGGGCGCTCGTTCCGGGCGGACTGATGTCGGACGACTCCGACGAGCGCTTCCTCGGCTACGCCAAGG belongs to Corallococcus exiguus and includes:
- a CDS encoding FHA domain-containing protein; translation: MAATILEARCVAPFTVRIRFSDGMEGEASLEPCLFDWDLSRVPDLTPDMREWLRVPENFATVRLDADTGTLAWGDARPFSPSIVYWRVERYRVPVTVRTKDGTVLAELLLGGRREVWRPGLTVGSAPTNTVVVDRPGVAPHHVRVTVGGGHHPCYVVTVVEGTTTAGGTTSSTPGETWRVPARQPLLLELGDCTVEIG
- a CDS encoding MaoC family dehydratase; its protein translation is MRYFEDFPVGEIMERGPYVVTREEIIAFARQFDPQPFHIDEDAAGKSIYGGIIASGWHTAAICHKLMVEGLLGQAAGMGSPGLDELRWKKPVRPGDSLRIRIETLEAKPSTSKPDRGALKLRLEVVNQNGEVVMTEVANALFARRPPSP
- a CDS encoding discoidin domain-containing protein, encoding MRNRLLGPTCLLGAWLATGCESPPVPTDSDVPPAALPESLSASNCNQLVTKTVTASGDDGNVPGNTQDDNLSTRWSAQGTGVWLQMDLGSAQTLTGTTIAWHRGNERQNHFVVSTSTDGGTFTQAYAGDSALNASAQTVAFSSRSARYVRITVNGNTVNDWNSIAEVRACAASAPPSTSDSGPTLPRLPYLQSVKQTSAIVAFRTASTCNPTVRYGEGTSLTSSVSAGMSGTRHAVKLDGLSAGRTYGYVVEACGSKTGLRGFQTSTTSSATKAHFTAMGDFGTGGSMQAKVMAVMNTPQWRSELLLALGDNAYPNGTDAEFQEHLFKPMAGLLREVPMFATPGNHEYVTNQAQPYLDNMYLPANNPQGSERYYSFDWGPVHFISLDSNCAVGLASADRCTLAAQKAWAESDLAANTRPWTVAFFHHPSWSSGEHGSQLTMRRQFGPLFEKYGVDLVLTGHDHDYERSKPMYGDNVASSTQRGIPYLVVGSGGATLRPFATSQPAWTALRDNQAYGFLDVTVDGGTLTARLITSSNTVRDTLTLKKTLAKASVRGVQASALEADEAAAEEAHDTPPGPSDDRAEPTLRGPIPPADTPESVADPEEPLPQ
- a CDS encoding cystathionine gamma-synthase, translating into MRFDTLAIHAGQEPDPTTGAIMTPVYLTSTYVQDGPGEHKGYEYSRTQNPTRKALQDCLAALEGAKYGAAFASGLAGTDMLMHMLEAGDHVIVSDDVYGGTFRIFDKVFKRSGLNFSFVDLSKPENFEAAITPKTKMVWVETPTNPMLKLIDLARIAEVAKKRGIISVADNTFMTPYFQKPLDLGFDVVAHSTTKYLNGHSDVVGGFVCTSRDDIAERMYFLQNAVGGVSGAFDSFLVLRGVKTLHVRMDRHAQNAMKVAQYLSTHKQVKKVTYPGLETHPQYALAKQQMTGFGGMLTFDIHGGLEAARTFLKTVKVFACAESLGGVESLIEHPAIMTHASVPKEMREKLGILDGFIRLSVGIEDAQDLIDDLAQALDRVK
- a CDS encoding crotonase/enoyl-CoA hydratase family protein; amino-acid sequence: MSVRVEKNGPVTTVILHRPEVRNAVDADTARELADAFRAFDADPDARVSVLYGDAGTFCAGADLKAVSEGRLLRLEPDGDGPMGPSRMRLSKPVVAAISGHAVAGGLELALWCDLRVAEEDAVLGVFCRRWGVPLIDGGTVRLPRLIGLSRALDLILTGRPVSSAEALGMGLVNRVVPKGEARSSAEALAAQIAAFPQACMNADRASAYAQGDLAFEDAMRQEFQGGVQVLQSESIPGATRFAKGAGRHGRFE
- a CDS encoding class I SAM-dependent methyltransferase, whose amino-acid sequence is MADEGNQETQGAGMFENRLRKNAKRLRKWARAQGLTAFRVYDRDIPEYSYAVDLYGDHAHVVEFPRRKAHAKGANADADRAEVLAAVTAVLGVPPERTSVKTHTPQPWGRSQYGRVGEGSERLVVEEQGLKFWVNLGDYLDTGLFMDHRNTRARVRSEAKGKHFLNLFAYTGAFTVYAAAGGAAGSVSVDLSNTYLDWAEDNLVLNGLADPRHVLIRADAKAWLEDQAKHGDDKYDLIVCDPPSFSTSKKMSGNFDVQRDHVRMMEHLRALMAPGGVLYFSTNFLGFELKDSATRDMAQVEEITPRSIPEDFHRKEIHRCWRMVAPSR
- a CDS encoding Dickkopf N-terminal cysteine-rich domain-containing protein — its product is MRNITLRGTLVVPFLALLGLLSGCILETNGGGYWPDDDYDSSYGCSTTSDCGSNQYCHSGSCWDLNSDSKNCVYSSECPGTQMCINGWCAQSCYRDSECGAGGRCKDNFCTSSGTKPDAGTTDGGTKPDAGTKPDAGSDGGTKPDAGSDGGTKPDAGSDAGTAVCRVNSDCGADHYCINGACRQQCDRDDKCGPGGLCVQGLCQKPPTDPNACTTEAQCPSGRDCVNGQCRAPCSSTTECSADTKCEVGYCLPIPSGGQCTANCECPAGQVCNSGQCKSPQPDPGQACLANCDCPSGQVCTSGYCKAPVPDAGSGSNWSCTVNCECPSGEVCTSGKCKLPPPQPSNDAGTSGTVCRANCECPAGQACNSGQCKPVNHGSGKVCQANCECPSGERCQDNVCWL
- a CDS encoding RNA polymerase sigma factor, translated to MFSRGARTWASAVPPESGVDVADARGPASADEARLRLLVQRVQQGDLTAFEQLYEATKLDAARTLRHLVGNRVEVDDLLQETYLRLLTAVKGFRGESRFKTFLYRVCANVALSHLRWKRRRPEDSFADPPEMVATGEDPERAAERRQAARLVEAALEKLKPKKRIVFVYAELCGMSPDEIALAVGSSPNTVRSRLHHARLEFTEAMQRLVVARPVGGSHGRS
- a CDS encoding FecR domain-containing protein codes for the protein MAGHETQALWALAAGELDAAGKARVEAHVAECAACEAEWKRVVEARAMLHTARSEEPSVRWEETGAKLKAAAAKRMAVPERRFMSPWAMTLAGACAVALVVWLGGARWKQDGDTTPVAVRTPPSEAVAGTGASHAPTEEAVAARPEVAPAKQEAVAAHSEAASTTEAERVTGAVVREATGAEHALAAGMRLRSGMAVRTPPKASAVLRLPDESRVRLSAGSDVVFARAESNAVHLTVQQGRLSVNASHARRDAFLVESAGLRVSVVGTVFSVERTAAGAAVAVLEGRVRVDAEGQPPRFVDAGERVELAGTGKTLKPRALSAGDRQAFRDLRAAEPGAVVASVVPAKKGPSRVEVSPSVATRDTPSEARTPAAGTPSEENNAAPSQAVAQNTPGTPPGENKASPSQAVAQKAPEAQPGENNAAPSQAVAQKTPDAPAPEAPRTAVAQAPAVPSPGEALAQAHAPNTEIPQAVHPREPTPSDDFAPYPGASAGSLASSAPVPGAVQAPSMAPATPTEPRKRKTLGALVPGGLMSDDSDERFLGYAKVQTAPTTCGQFLVGLGEIAAASPRTNHREQARILRGRCLNRQHLPADAEDEFRQYLREFPNGRYATEARIALGMSAEPEPGAPAKTPAPMPAPTPVTPRWNGSPQRVPVSPGVPRRW